In Bacteroidales bacterium, one DNA window encodes the following:
- a CDS encoding RHS repeat domain-containing protein produces the protein MKKYIVVILFFLIGQVLSAQDLPVVIPKSPEAAALSKYSEFPVGTFTGIPSIALPLYTIESGDIKLPVELNYHSGGFRVSEEASWVGLGWSLSTSALITREVHGEDDFTGGHSFLPYITNIPMIDPVGFNGFAGSERLGGYSEQRTSGPAAIVNGIYTPNYSGTNTKLDWEPDIFTISCFGLNGKFVLDQNGTPNFLEKTDLNVKHTDKGWSISTSDGFHYYFETSSKTTDYLGYDVSGSWYLTKIISPSGDSVILNYVDNPVQSLTTSYSEYSSKIYSDNSQSYIIDKKFTGTRFVEKYLNEIVFKYGSLKFDTLGRKDLENGKRLSVIKVRNKNNQVVKEIKFYTDYFNSNQNSGYLSGVSTIDYSCYFKRLRLNAVTIKNGSDSAQYKFSYSNINLPNKDSYNIDHWGYYNGASNTKLIPSFEGELPYERFYHQFIDAWGAYHMQTSYLSCLESASIYKRFVGADRNPNKATMGACLLEKITYPTGGCTLFKFEPNEYGNPEIQNQVEQYTYSNFTATIDILCSQTGDPLITQTVPFPYTFPEDVVEITNPEIQMVVMPWNVTDYSKCISLTSANWFDVDLGGKLYWGETTSYYHRYYFNDLDNDINTTPECNITSHTANLTGQLSKFTGPLSLDIHIDPNQIHENKRAIITFTCRVKKRIVYSPTAINFGGGLRVKSIKYYNGLDSVKNIVKTYSYTTDFTDAQGVVTTKSSGILKIPFKYYTIKRNIPQENRDAWTDILFTASNMMNLTYGQYSNIGYSRVTEITSSAAENGKIIYNYKNYANDCFIHPYRPAGVPNTSQWLPFDGKLLDKTVYNNAGQIVSKTTYDYELKDEKIIKGIFQDGFNFAWGFLPYQKIGSGCLHYYPIFCRWEALSGTQEYLYNSNDITNYVKNVTSYSYNGKNHIQPTTVSTLTSEDVTKLQLNKYAGDYAFSDCDESYNQCELDYQTDLNECMSNYWNEYAYMINSPNYSNCHDKYIEIEEYCNTQYSIDYANLKKRYYNDLMDKYNNDTTWVGQKLRQLALVKKFQCTDNGWADFQECKSIMYDTILTKRESCTKSVENNYTCAADRKNCIDSYENHLTGQAKIISDLGRVHPAALVESVKMKAGKVLEADLNLYGYAGNTGAGKTVLPVEARTLKTLPPSTFTPSSYKNYAFDVDPQYEERMKMTYYNDGHLKEAWKTDNIVTTYLWANNISYPVVKIEGIKFSDITDTPMITRIFSNSYTSNTDKTSVDADVLFLKGQLSAYISDPRYMVTIYTYSPLFGITSQTDSNGVTTYYEYDGLGRLKAIKNDDGNILKTFDYHYKE, from the coding sequence ATGAAAAAATACATAGTTGTCATACTGTTCTTCCTGATTGGTCAGGTATTATCCGCGCAGGATTTGCCAGTGGTGATTCCTAAATCACCCGAGGCTGCCGCGCTGTCTAAATACAGTGAATTTCCTGTCGGAACATTTACAGGAATACCTTCTATTGCGTTACCGTTATATACAATTGAATCAGGCGATATTAAATTACCCGTTGAGTTAAATTACCATTCAGGCGGATTTCGTGTAAGCGAAGAGGCAAGTTGGGTTGGTTTAGGCTGGAGTCTCAGCACCAGTGCCCTAATCACCCGTGAGGTTCATGGAGAGGATGATTTTACAGGTGGCCATTCATTTTTGCCATATATTACCAATATTCCAATGATTGATCCGGTTGGCTTTAATGGTTTCGCCGGTTCTGAACGTTTGGGCGGATATAGTGAGCAGAGAACAAGTGGTCCCGCTGCAATCGTAAATGGTATATATACGCCCAATTATTCAGGAACTAATACGAAATTGGATTGGGAACCTGATATTTTCACAATTAGTTGTTTTGGTTTGAATGGGAAGTTTGTACTGGATCAAAATGGAACTCCTAATTTTCTTGAAAAGACAGATCTCAATGTTAAACATACAGACAAAGGATGGAGTATCTCCACAAGTGATGGATTTCACTATTATTTCGAAACATCCAGTAAAACAACCGATTATTTAGGGTATGATGTCAGTGGTTCGTGGTACCTGACAAAGATAATATCACCTTCCGGTGACTCCGTTATATTGAATTATGTTGATAACCCGGTGCAATCTTTAACCACATCCTATTCAGAATATAGCAGTAAAATATATTCCGATAATTCGCAGTCATACATCATCGATAAGAAATTTACCGGAACCAGGTTTGTGGAAAAATACCTTAATGAAATTGTTTTCAAATACGGTTCATTGAAATTTGACACATTAGGAAGAAAGGATCTTGAGAATGGCAAGAGGCTTTCAGTTATTAAGGTTCGAAATAAAAATAACCAGGTTGTTAAAGAAATTAAGTTCTATACTGATTATTTCAATTCAAATCAAAATAGTGGATATCTCTCTGGGGTTTCAACTATTGATTATTCCTGTTACTTCAAAAGATTAAGGTTGAATGCAGTAACCATCAAAAATGGTAGTGATTCTGCTCAATATAAGTTTAGTTATTCTAATATTAATTTACCCAATAAAGATTCGTATAACATAGATCATTGGGGATACTATAATGGTGCTTCCAATACGAAATTAATACCTTCATTCGAAGGGGAGTTACCCTATGAAAGATTTTATCATCAATTTATAGACGCCTGGGGTGCGTATCATATGCAAACGTCTTATCTGTCCTGCCTTGAATCTGCATCAATTTATAAACGTTTTGTTGGTGCTGACCGAAATCCTAATAAGGCAACAATGGGCGCTTGCTTATTGGAGAAAATTACATACCCGACAGGAGGATGTACACTTTTTAAATTCGAGCCGAATGAGTATGGCAATCCCGAAATACAAAACCAGGTTGAACAATACACGTATAGTAATTTTACTGCTACAATTGATATTTTGTGTTCACAAACAGGCGATCCGTTAATAACCCAAACGGTACCTTTTCCTTATACATTTCCTGAGGATGTGGTGGAAATTACCAATCCGGAGATTCAGATGGTTGTCATGCCGTGGAATGTGACAGATTATTCCAAGTGTATATCGCTTACAAGTGCCAATTGGTTTGATGTAGATCTAGGTGGTAAACTGTATTGGGGAGAAACCACATCATACTATCATCGTTATTATTTTAACGACCTCGATAATGATATTAATACAACTCCGGAATGTAATATTACCAGCCATACGGCTAACTTAACCGGCCAATTGTCAAAATTTACCGGTCCCTTATCTTTGGACATCCACATTGATCCAAATCAAATACATGAGAATAAAAGAGCAATTATAACCTTTACATGTAGAGTAAAAAAACGTATTGTTTATTCTCCTACTGCAATTAATTTCGGAGGCGGACTTCGGGTAAAATCAATTAAATACTATAATGGATTGGATTCAGTGAAGAACATAGTTAAAACGTATAGCTATACAACAGACTTCACCGATGCACAAGGGGTTGTGACAACTAAGTCAAGTGGGATTTTAAAAATACCTTTTAAATATTATACCATTAAGCGTAACATTCCCCAGGAAAATAGGGATGCCTGGACTGATATACTTTTTACTGCTTCCAATATGATGAATCTGACCTATGGTCAATACAGCAATATCGGCTATTCCAGGGTTACAGAAATCACCTCCTCCGCTGCAGAAAACGGTAAAATTATTTATAATTATAAGAATTATGCAAATGACTGTTTTATTCATCCGTATCGTCCTGCTGGTGTACCGAATACTTCACAGTGGTTGCCATTTGACGGAAAATTATTGGATAAAACAGTATACAATAACGCAGGTCAGATTGTCTCTAAAACGACATATGACTATGAGTTAAAAGATGAAAAAATTATTAAGGGGATATTCCAGGATGGATTTAATTTTGCCTGGGGATTTCTTCCTTACCAGAAAATCGGATCAGGGTGCCTCCATTATTATCCTATTTTTTGTCGCTGGGAAGCTCTTTCAGGTACGCAAGAGTATCTGTATAATTCAAATGACATTACAAATTATGTTAAGAATGTCACGAGTTATTCTTACAATGGGAAAAATCACATTCAGCCAACCACTGTCAGTACCCTGACCAGTGAAGATGTGACCAAACTCCAGTTAAACAAATATGCCGGCGATTATGCTTTTAGCGATTGTGATGAGTCATATAACCAATGTGAATTAGATTATCAAACCGACTTAAATGAATGCATGAGTAATTATTGGAATGAATACGCTTATATGATTAATTCTCCTAATTATAGTAATTGCCATGATAAATATATTGAAATTGAGGAATATTGTAATACACAATATTCAATAGATTATGCGAATCTTAAAAAAAGATATTACAATGATTTAATGGACAAATATAATAATGATACTACCTGGGTTGGGCAAAAATTAAGACAATTGGCATTGGTAAAAAAGTTTCAGTGTACTGATAATGGTTGGGCTGATTTTCAGGAGTGTAAAAGTATTATGTATGATACCATACTGACCAAGAGAGAAAGCTGCACAAAATCGGTAGAAAACAACTATACATGTGCAGCGGATAGAAAAAACTGTATCGATTCCTATGAAAATCATCTTACCGGCCAGGCGAAAATTATTTCTGATCTTGGAAGAGTGCATCCTGCTGCGCTGGTTGAATCCGTTAAGATGAAAGCAGGTAAGGTTCTTGAAGCTGATTTAAATTTGTACGGCTATGCAGGAAATACCGGGGCAGGAAAAACAGTTCTTCCAGTTGAAGCAAGAACACTTAAAACATTGCCCCCATCAACTTTCACGCCATCTTCATATAAAAATTATGCATTTGACGTTGATCCTCAGTATGAAGAAAGAATGAAAATGACCTATTATAATGATGGTCATCTGAAAGAAGCATGGAAGACGGATAACATTGTTACAACGTATTTATGGGCCAATAATATTTCGTATCCTGTTGTTAAAATTGAAGGAATTAAGTTTTCGGATATCACAGATACACCGATGATCACCAGGATTTTCAGTAATTCCTATACTTCTAACACAGACAAGACATCCGTTGATGCTGATGTGCTATTTCTTAAAGGTCAGCTTTCTGCTTATATAAGTGATCCGCGGTATATGGTGACCATTTATACGTATTCTCCATTATTTGGCATCACATCTCAAACCGATTCCAATGGGGTTACAACCTATTATGAATACGATGGTTTAGGCCGGTTGAAAGCGATAAAAAATGATGATGGAAATATACTCAAGACATTCGATTATCATTATAAGGAATAA